A region of the Streptomyces durocortorensis genome:
GAAGGGGCGCCAGACGTTCAGTCCTGCGCGCTCCGGTGGCCAGTGTCTTGCCAGATGAGCTGCAACGTGCCCTTGCCATGGGCGCCTTGGCTGCTGGTGGCGGGGCTGACCTCGTTCAGGAGAGAGCGCAGGAGGCGGAACCACACCCCGGCGTGCACAGCCCTGCCGGGCAGGTCTACTCGGCCGGTGGTGAGTGCCTGGTGGGTGTAGCGGTCCCGGGCTTCTTCACCAGCCACCGGGCAGTACCGGACCGGACACCCTCACGGGACGCGTACACCCAGCCCACCCCACGGGCCGAGGACCCGCGCTTGTGCCAGTGGTGGACCACGGCCCCCGGACGGCACCCGGAGCCCTTCCCCGCAGAGTCACGGACCCGGGTATCCACGTAGGCCCGTGCCGCCAGCGGCGCAGCCGACACGGCGGGAGCGACGGCCACCGGGGCCAGCACGGCGGCCAGAGCGGCGGCGGTGATCATTCGTCGGTTCATGATCAGCCCAACCGGCGCGGCGGGCCACTGTCACGGGCTGCGGGGGCCGTTCACTCAGTCGATGTCGGCGCTGGCGAGGGTGACCGCGAGTGCGCGATGAGGCACGGCGGCCAGGCACCACTCGGCCGCCTTGCTCGGGTCGGCCGTGACGGCGGTGCGGGCCTCGCTCAGGGCCAGCAGCCCGTTCACCACCATGGTGTCGGCTGCCGCGTCCAGGACCTCATCGGCCACGAACTCACCGTCGGCCGTCAGCTCGCGCACCAGGGCGACGGCCTCCTCGGAATCGTCCCGGCAGCACCAGGCAACCCGGTCACCCGCCTCCACCAGCTCCGTCCGGGCGCCCTGGTCCACGGTAGGCAGCGGCACCAGGCCCCGGTCCGTTGCCGCCCGGCGCACCGCGTCCCGGGCATCGGTCAGCGCGCACCGGGCCGCGTACGTCCGCCGGGCCGTCGCCTCCTGCCGGACCACCGCACCCGGCCACCGGGCAGCGTCCTCGCTCCGGGCCAGGTCCAGCAGCAGCGGGGCGGACATCGCGACCTGGGCTCATCCAGCACTCGAAATCGCTCACCACCTGGGCCACGATCACCCTCATGACCAGAATCGCCCGCCGAAGCTCCCGCAGGAGCGGACAGCTGGCCTCCCGCGAGGCTCACCGCGACTGATCGTCTTGGCCTTGACGGTCAGCAGGGCCACCAAGAGCTCACCAGGCCCGGATTCCGGCCCCGAACACCACTCCCCCACCGCCGCCGAAGCCCGTCAGCGACTTCCGGCGCACCCCAGGTTGCGCAGGTCGCCGACTGCGATGGTCCGTGAGGACTACGCCCAAGGCCGCATCCCGCCTGCACCTCAGGCCCGATCTGTATACGCAGGACGACGCCATAGCGTGCTGCTGGCATTCAGATCGTCCGCGTAGGGGAGAAGACATGAGCACCGCTGCACCAGTCTCGCTGGTCACGGGCGCCAACCGAGGAATCGGCCAGGAGACCGCGCGTCAGCTCGCCGCGCTCGGCCACACCGTCTTGCTGTGCGCCCGCCGTCCAAAGGACGCCGAACAGGCCGTCGCCGGCCTTGCCCCCGGAGTGCCTGGCACGCTGCTGCCATACCGCCTGGACGTGACCGACGCCGACGACGTCCGTACCCTCGCCCGCAGCGTGGAGGAAGAGTTCGGGCTCCTCGACGTCCTCGTCAACAACGCCGCCATCAACTACGACACCACCCAGCGCGCCGTCTTCGCCGACCTCGACGAGGTCCTGCATACCCTGGAGACCAACCTCCTCGGCGCCTGGCGAACCGCGCAGGCGTTCCTGCCGCTCCTGCGCCGCTCATCCCATCC
Encoded here:
- a CDS encoding SDR family NAD(P)-dependent oxidoreductase — protein: MSTAAPVSLVTGANRGIGQETARQLAALGHTVLLCARRPKDAEQAVAGLAPGVPGTLLPYRLDVTDADDVRTLARSVEEEFGLLDVLVNNAAINYDTTQRAVFADLDEVLHTLETNLLGAWRTAQAFLPLLRRSSHPRLVNVSSESGSLEHMSGGTPAYGVSKAALNALTRKLADELRTERILVNAVCPGWIATDMGGPGGGPGEQGAASVVWATTLPDSGPTGGFFREGEPMAW